Genomic segment of Spartobacteria bacterium:
ACACGGGCGAATATGAAATACGCATAAATACGTATTTCCCATTGTGATCTAAACATATAATGTAGTGATTCTATACATGAATATTTTTTACAGTAAATATAGGATAAACTATGGATACATCTCCAACAGATGCGGTACTGGTGAAAATGGATGGAACTTTGGATGAATGGCCTGATTCCGTCAGCAATATTTTGCATAAATTTGAATTGGGCAGTTATGACAGCGATGGTGTCTGGCAGCCTAATGAAGAGTTTACGCAGTGGATGAAAAGCATCCTTACCAGCGCAAATGAAAGAAATGCAGCCCATGAGCACCGCTTCGTGCCTGGCAAAGATACCTGCCTTTTTCTAGCACTGCTCCCCTGGCGCAAAGGGGAACTCTATGCGTTACATCTACTCGAATCCGACTTGACCAACAATACGCAAAAAGCACTGAATCAGCTTACCAAGCGGGAAGTGGACGTCCTGCACTGGATATCGGAAGGGAAATCGAATACGTCTATAGGTAAACTGCTGCGAATCAGTGCCGGAACGGTTCGTAAACACGTTGAGAATATTCTCGTGAAACTCAGCCTTGAAAACCGCACGATGGCCGCACGTATGTATTCGGATTTGTGGACTGAAATGCATTAATATATTTTCAGGATGCCTGAAAATATTAGGCTGCTTTGCAACCGAGTAGACGAAAGTTCATGCCATTGTGAACGACAAGCATACGCAATATTGCGTATATACAACATCCCGCTTGCTAAGGTAAGTTCTGTGCTAAGTAATTACTTAAAAGGCAGAACGGCAGGAGTATATCATGATAAATAAGAAGGCGGGATATGTAAGCGCAAGCATGGTCACAGCGAGTGGGCTTCTGCTGTCGGCTACCCCTGATGCAGAGGCGGCAATCCAGTATTCGGGCGTGCAGAACCTTGGTTTGACTGCCGGCAATACCTATACACTAATCGACATCAATGATGCCGGAGGAAATGACTTGTCGATATCGATTAACTATGGGGGTGGCGTCTGGTTCGCATATGCGCGTGGTGCCAACGGCGCAAAGATTTTGGGTTCAGGCGGAGCGGGGGTCAATTTGGTGCTTAAGTATAGTTATGATCAAACCGTCAGTGGAGGGTGGGGAACGCTGCCTAACGGCTATTTCTTCAAGGGTAAAACCGCAGGTGGAGCCATAACTGCAGGTTCCTTTAACGGCGCAGACGGGTACATGGGGTTCACTA
This window contains:
- a CDS encoding LuxR family transcriptional regulator; amino-acid sequence: MDTSPTDAVLVKMDGTLDEWPDSVSNILHKFELGSYDSDGVWQPNEEFTQWMKSILTSANERNAAHEHRFVPGKDTCLFLALLPWRKGELYALHLLESDLTNNTQKALNQLTKREVDVLHWISEGKSNTSIGKLLRISAGTVRKHVENILVKLSLENRTMAARMYSDLWTEMH
- a CDS encoding PEP-CTERM sorting domain-containing protein, encoding MINKKAGYVSASMVTASGLLLSATPDAEAAIQYSGVQNLGLTAGNTYTLIDINDAGGNDLSISINYGGGVWFAYARGANGAKILGSGGAGVNLVLKYSYDQTVSGGWGTLPNGYFFKGKTAGGAITAGSFNGADGYMGFTIDYGAGTRYGWLYVDNISQSGDNVRIVDWAYEDSGGTIKAGDRGGGGGDAVPEPTGLALLACGAAGIYALRRKSKTT